Sequence from the Fragaria vesca subsp. vesca linkage group LG4, FraVesHawaii_1.0, whole genome shotgun sequence genome:
GGATGAGCCAACGAGTCATTAAGTCATGGATTTGCTCAATTTTTTTTCTTTTTCTTTCACATATAACATATGAATAACCAATAATTTGAAAAGCTTAATTACCTTGCTTTGGTGCGGAACTGCATGAAGTTGAGGATTGCTTAGTTAATAACGGAATGCATGTAACTGACCCGCCGCAGGGACACGCCTTCTTCTGTGTGTGACAATGAACTAATCAATGCAAGAGAAAGAAGAAAAAGAAAAGTAAACTTTTATCTAATTGATGCCTCAAGGACAAGTGACAGGTTCATATGCCTCGGAAAACTGAGGATGGCAACTTTGTTACTTGGATATCTTATGGAAGAGAAATAACTTATAACGTACAGAGCTGTAAAAGCTCTTTCGAAATCCACCTTTGAATTCTTTTAGCTCCGAGAATGCTTTTGTCAGCACAAAATGACTGCTTATGATTACATGACAGCCATAATGAAAAGTACATGCAACAGAGCATCTGGCCACGTCCAATCCTATATTGTTTTTTACAATCTCGTCATTTTTGTGAAGTTTAACAAACAAATGGAGGATTGCAGAGCGCCAACTCTTGAATCCGAAGACAAATAAGCGAAAGATAGATACCTGCTTCACCAATTAGCTTGAATCCTATTATGCATCCGACATCACACACTGTTGCTAGGTAGATGTCCAATAACTTGATGGCTACCAATAAATTGCTTTTAGTACAAGAGAGACGAAAATGACGAAAAACCAAATCTTGCTGCAAAGGGTCAGGATAAGAAGATTTGATTTAAATATTCAGTTCTATCACAACGAGAGCAACACAGAAGAGGGGCTAGAAGAGTTCACCTGTACACTGCAATCTGTTGAGAGATTTTCCATGCAACAGATTCCACGGTAACAACGATTTCTATAAGAAAAACAGAGTTGGCCACACAATGTTACACCACTAATGACGATCATAATCTATTGCTTTCAAGTAATAATGATGAATACCAAAAACTTCACCAACTTGTAGGAAGTCTGTATCTTCTTGATTTCTTATAATCTCAATCCCCAATTACACCGACTTAAACTATTCTATAGCTTCACCCAGTAATAAATTTTTTGTATTGATGTTCAATCCGTGCTTGATACTAATGTTTTTACACAATCCAGTCAGATGAAGTGTCCGCAAACATGGATGTAGCAGTGTTGACATACGTCTCCATAGAAAAAATGAATAAATAATAACCAAAGAGAAATAATGGATCAGCAGACGTACCAGGACTCTAATTGCACAACAAGTAACTTCTCAAATTTAGTAAGAACCTCGAGAAATTGTTTGCCAAACACAAATTAGATACCCCTGCAGAAACAATGTACCATTTTTTCATTAACTTTGCTTGTAACATGGACAGAGCAGAGGAAAGGAAAGGGTTTAATTCATTGAAAGGCTGGTGGTAGCATGCTGGGAGAACATACCTTGATTGCCTCAATGTGAGCACTTTCAGCAATTAGGAATTACTTGTACTCTGCGTTGGTCAATTCTTGATAGTTTTATCATCAACTGATAGAAAACAAGTTTGGTCAGTGCTATACCATTGGATTTGCATCTAAGAGTGGTTCAACATCAATAACTGATTAGATGAACATTTCTGTTCAAGCTAATAGACAAAAAACAAATTATCTAAAATTAGAAGAGAAAAGAATAATTTAATAGCAATTGATCTAGAATATGAAAAAGGAAGTCTTACTCGTGATGAATGGAAGATGACGAATCTTAGGCCACTCAGGGCCAGTCTCCTCCGTGCATCTTTCTTCTAGAAGGGGACAGAAGGAGATCTTTATCTCTTTCAATTTGGTGAGGCGTTGCATTGCTTCCACAGAAGGCAGATACTTTAGACTCTCGCAACCCCAAACAGACAGGTCCTCGAGAGACGCAAGGTTTCCCAACCACTCTGGAATTGCATCCACTCCGTTAAAGGATTCTATCTCCAAATGTCTTAAAGAAGGCAAGTGTTGAGTTTGTTCAGGGAGAGACTTGAGCTTATTCCACCCTTCCAGTTCTAATGTTTCAAGTTGTGGTATTGCCTGAAAAGCTGGGAATGCATCGAGCTCCTCGCAGAAACCACCAATTCTCAATTCCTTCAAATGGGTGAGGCTGCAGGGCTGTGACGATGCTGCTAACCCCTTTGGCAGACTTGTTAATTTATAACACCGCATAATCACCAAACTGCGGAGGGATGTGAGCTTGTCTGAACTTGGAATACTCTCTAGATTTTCGCAACACATAATCGTCAATGTTTGAAGCGAGACAAGGTTTTGAAGAAAGGCACTAAATTCTGGCCCAATTTGGGAACTTTCGCAATATAGGATTTTCAATTCACGGAGTGATGTGAAGCCTCCTCGTGAAATTGGAAGAGCGTCTACATTACTTACACACAAGTATTTGAGGGATGCACTCAGACTTCCGATTAAAACGGATGGTACCTTGGGGCAAGCTGCTATTTTCAAACTCCGAAGAGAGGTACAGTATTCTAGTCCACCCGGTAGGCTTGATAGTTCCGGACACTGGTCTATGTCCAATTTACGAAGAGATGGCAGGCCTTGTGAGAATGGAATGGAAGTTATTTTATAGCACATTGACAAAGACAACCTTTCCAGGGATGTGAGACCACCGTGTGTAGCATCTGGGATGTACTCTAGATTCTCACAAGCATACAACGTCATCTCTTTAAGAGAAGGAGTGAGTATCCCATCAGGTAAATATCTGAGATTGTCACAAATATATAGCCGCAAATATGAAAGAGATGCACAGCAGTAAGCAAATCCTTGTGATTGGGGAGAAATACAAGTTAACTCTCGACACTGCACTATGTTTAAATGTGCAAGATTCTTGTTGCTTTCTAACATTCCTTCCGGCAGACAAGTAAGTCTCCCCACTTTAAATAAGTTGAGATCAGTGAGAGTGGTGAGTTTATTGCTTAGAATACTTGCTATTGGCATGCCTCCGCTATCCATGCATTGTATATCTAACTTCTTGAGGGATGGGAAATGACTAGGAGCACTTGTCAGTCTGTTACATTTAATCAAGGTCAGCTCCTCAAGGCAAGGAAACACCCAATTTGCTCTCTCAATTGGCGCTTCCATCCATTCAATCAGGTTCGGGGACTCCTCAATATGCAATTTTTTCAGAGCTGGGAACAAAGGCCGCGCCTGCTCAATTGTTCCATTTCCCCAATTGACATGGTCATCACCATAGAACTCAGATCCTATACGAGTTAGGTTCTCCATTCCACTTATCTTAAGACAACTAAGATTGGGCAAATGACCGAGTGTTGGGAGTGCTTCACATTTGTTGCAGCCCAAAAATTCAATCTCTTTCAAATTGTGGGCTAGCAATAACCATGATGGATGTTTACCACCCATGAATCCCTGAATCTGTAGATATTCCAAAGTAGAATGTGGCCGGAGGCCTTCTAGTACATCAACATCATTCGCGACATTGTGGCTTGGCCTAATAAGCTTCCAACCAAGGATTAACTTGCGTATATGTTTCTTCTCCGATAAGTTTGCTTTCAGGGCTTTTTCTCCATCTACCACATTTTCCAGTCCATATATAGACAAGGTGTCATGCAACTGGTTCAAACAACCCAATTCCTCAATTCCAGGACCTGTCTCGTTACCCACCTTGAGAAAGGGTAATGACCGGAGATTGGTCAGCTGTCCCAATATCCCACCAGGAACTTTCATATATCTACCAAAATAAATGTGCCGCAGGTTGATCAAATTTGCAACTTCCGTTGGAAATTCTTCAAGCTGATAAGGAATTTTCAAGGTTTGCAGATTATAAAGCTGACCAATTGATTTGGGAAATGTTTTGATTCTTGTTTTCAAAACATTTAAATACCTCAAGTGTTTCAACTTCCCAATTGATATTGGCAACTCTACAATGTCTGCTTTGTATAAATTTAACACACGTAGCAATTTAAAGTTAAGTAAGTTGCTCTCAAGGGCTTCTCCGTGTGAAAAAAGTGAGCGTAAGTTCCTTGATTTTGATACATGTTCTGCGAGATCATGCACAAGATCATGCATCTTACATTTGGTAACATTACCACCATAATCCTTTGTAACGTCTTGAAAAAAAGACTTAGCCAAGAGGATATTGAAATATTCATTACCTCTCTGCTCCATCTCTAGGATTTTCTCAGAACAAGGGTGAAGCCATCCCTGAGCCATCCAAAGTTGGATCAAGTCATTCTTTTCAAAATCAAAATCTTTGGGGAACATCGAACAATATGCAAAACATTGTTTTAATGAAGGAGGCTTCAATTCATCAAAACTCAGCTTCAAAATCGAAACTATTCTCTTTTCTCCTTCTGAATCCCAGGTTTTACTTTTTAAAATTGATCGCCAATTATCAATTGTATTGGAGCGCATCACACCTCCCAAAACCTATTATCAATTGGTTACATGTTAGATTCATATTAGATAGCAGCGTCAATATAGTAATAGCTATTTATCATACACTGTATGACAATTAACTTTTCTAACAATAAAAATGATGCTATTTATTTTCTTTCTTTTGAACAATGATAAACATATTGGTTAAACATAACCAGAAAGCTGGCAAAAGGCCAAGGCCAATGACAGCAGGCCAAGGCCCTGAAATTTTGTTCATGAAAAGTGGAGAAGGTTTGGACTACGTTCAATCCCTAGCTGCTAGAGAGAAAACACGATAGAGAGATATTTCCTAAACTTTTATATACATAAAAGTTTTTGTCCTTTGTCAAAACATACTATTTATTTCTTAATGAAAACTTACTTTATCTAATTACATAAAAATAAACAACTTGTCCACCTTCTTGTTCTTGTTCTTGTTCTTGTTCTTTGCTTTTTGT
This genomic interval carries:
- the LOC101310889 gene encoding probable disease resistance protein At5g66900-like translates to MCCENLESIPSSDKLTSLRSLVIMRCYKLTSLPKGLAASSQPCSLTHLKELRIGGFCEELDAFPAFQAIPQLETLELEGWNKLKSLPEQTQHLPSLRHLEIESFNGVDAIPEWLGNLASLEDLSVWGCESLKYLPSVEAMQRLTKLKEIKISFCPLLEERCTEETGPEWPKIRHLPFITIDDKTIKN
- the LOC101292995 gene encoding putative disease resistance protein RGA3-like, which encodes MKVPGGILGQLTNLRSLPFLKVGNETGPGIEELGCLNQLHDTLSIYGLENVVDGEKALKANLSEKKHIRKLILGWKLIRPSHNVANDVDVLEGLRPHSTLEYLQIQGFMGGKHPSWLLLAHNLKEIEFLGCNKCEALPTLGHLPNLSCLKISGMENLTRIGSEFYGDDHVNWGNGTIEQARPLFPALKKLHIEESPNLIEWMEAPIERANWVFPCLEELTLIKCNRLTSAPSHFPSLKKLDIQCMDSGGMPIASILSNKLTTLTDLNLFKVGRLTCLPEGMLESNKNLAHLNIVQCRELTCISPQSQGFAYCCASLSYLRLYICDNLRYLPDGILTPSLKEMTLYACENLEYIPDATHGGLTSLERLSLSMCYKITSIPFSQGLPSLRKLDIDQCPELSSLPGGLEYCTSLRSLKIAACPKTLFQFHEEASHHSVN